In Qipengyuania psychrotolerans, one DNA window encodes the following:
- a CDS encoding O-antigen ligase family protein, with amino-acid sequence MVLGGGGSPSPKAEIIVQLGFVAALGAWLWWAPKHGFAQLNDIPKPLIWLGAALLALPLIQLVPLPPAIWQALPGRDLQQASLGLVGAQDSWRPLSISPPRTLAALLALVPAVALMWAAASLPSRDRRFVILAIAAVAVAGAALGALQLAGGDGAFQLYELSHRGWLTAFHANRNAAVDVLLIGSLALSACFAGKSMPGPVARRRIPILLAGQGVLLLAAILTGSRMGILLILPVLAINAMILKSVGMGKMLDIALRAAAVLVAAMLALPWLLSGNARLAEVASRFDVAGDARILLWRDTVAAIEAFFPVGSGIGTFPVAFGPYESFESLSPASINRAHNDYLEFLLEAGLLAPVLIALGACALFAAGRKAWRECPWDRAPQIFALGTLAVIALHSFVDYPLRNMAIACLAGVAAGLLSATRQSPEARREAESE; translated from the coding sequence ATGGTTCTGGGGGGTGGAGGTTCGCCCAGCCCCAAAGCGGAGATAATTGTCCAGCTTGGCTTCGTGGCCGCGCTGGGCGCGTGGCTGTGGTGGGCGCCGAAGCATGGCTTTGCCCAACTCAATGACATTCCCAAACCGCTGATCTGGCTGGGCGCCGCACTGCTGGCGTTGCCGCTTATCCAGCTGGTGCCGCTACCGCCTGCCATCTGGCAGGCGCTGCCCGGGCGTGATCTTCAACAGGCGTCACTGGGCCTTGTCGGTGCGCAAGACAGCTGGCGTCCCTTGTCGATCAGTCCGCCGCGAACGCTAGCCGCCCTGCTGGCGCTCGTCCCGGCGGTTGCGCTGATGTGGGCGGCCGCCAGTCTGCCATCGAGGGACAGGCGCTTTGTCATCCTCGCGATTGCCGCTGTCGCGGTTGCGGGCGCTGCACTTGGCGCGTTGCAATTGGCCGGCGGCGACGGCGCGTTCCAGTTATACGAATTGAGCCATCGCGGCTGGCTCACGGCTTTCCATGCCAACCGCAATGCGGCAGTCGACGTTTTGCTGATCGGCTCATTGGCGCTCAGCGCCTGCTTCGCGGGCAAGTCCATGCCCGGTCCGGTTGCGCGCCGGCGCATTCCGATATTGCTGGCCGGCCAGGGTGTCCTCCTGCTCGCCGCGATTCTCACTGGCTCACGCATGGGCATCCTGCTGATCCTGCCGGTCCTGGCGATCAACGCCATGATCCTCAAATCGGTAGGCATGGGAAAAATGCTCGATATCGCACTGCGCGCAGCAGCGGTTCTGGTGGCAGCGATGCTGGCTTTGCCGTGGTTGCTATCGGGCAATGCGAGGCTGGCGGAAGTCGCCTCGCGCTTCGACGTTGCAGGAGATGCGCGCATCCTGCTCTGGCGCGATACGGTCGCGGCGATCGAGGCGTTTTTTCCTGTCGGCAGCGGGATAGGGACCTTCCCGGTCGCTTTCGGACCATACGAAAGCTTTGAAAGCCTTTCACCGGCCTCGATAAACCGGGCGCACAATGACTACCTGGAATTTCTGCTCGAAGCCGGCTTGCTTGCCCCTGTCTTGATCGCGCTCGGAGCGTGCGCGTTGTTCGCCGCCGGCAGAAAGGCTTGGCGTGAGTGCCCGTGGGACCGCGCTCCACAGATCTTTGCGCTTGGCACCCTTGCTGTCATTGCGCTGCATTCCTTCGTGGATTATCCACTTCGCAACATGGCAATAGCCTGCCTCGCAGGGGTGGCGGCCGGGCTTTTGAGCGCGACCCGGCAATCCCCCGAGGCCCGACGGGAAGCGGAATCAGAGTAA
- a CDS encoding crotonase/enoyl-CoA hydratase family protein: MSEELLTEVDNGVLIVTINRPEAKNAMNKAAAEGIAAAMDRLDADDDLRVGILTGAGGTFCSGMDLKGFLRGESPSIEGRGFGGVVQAPPKKPLIAAVEGYALAGGLELMIACDLVVAHKDAKFGIPEAKRGLVAAAGGVMMLPDQIPERIAMELALTGDFIGADRAYELGLINRVTDGSALDGAKELAAKIAENGPLAVRVSKQIMKESRGWAMDERYDKQAQLIGPVFVSEDAREGAAAFAEKRKPNWKGK; encoded by the coding sequence ATGTCCGAGGAACTCCTCACCGAGGTCGACAATGGCGTCCTGATCGTCACCATTAATCGTCCCGAAGCCAAGAACGCGATGAACAAGGCCGCCGCCGAAGGCATTGCCGCGGCAATGGACCGCCTGGATGCGGATGATGATTTACGCGTCGGTATTCTGACCGGTGCAGGCGGCACGTTCTGTTCCGGCATGGACCTTAAGGGGTTCCTGCGCGGCGAGTCGCCCAGCATTGAAGGCCGCGGATTTGGCGGTGTGGTGCAGGCTCCGCCAAAGAAGCCGCTGATTGCAGCGGTTGAAGGTTATGCCTTGGCCGGCGGGCTTGAGCTCATGATTGCCTGCGACTTGGTCGTGGCGCACAAGGATGCGAAATTCGGCATTCCCGAGGCAAAGCGCGGCCTGGTGGCTGCTGCTGGCGGCGTCATGATGTTGCCTGACCAGATCCCTGAACGCATCGCCATGGAGCTGGCGCTGACCGGCGATTTCATTGGCGCGGATCGCGCTTACGAACTGGGCCTCATCAACCGGGTGACAGACGGGTCTGCGCTTGATGGTGCCAAGGAACTGGCAGCAAAGATCGCCGAGAACGGACCACTTGCGGTTCGCGTTTCGAAGCAGATCATGAAGGAATCGCGCGGCTGGGCCATGGACGAACGCTACGACAAGCAGGCCCAGTTGATCGGACCTGTCTTCGTGTCCGAAGACGCCCGCGAAGGCGCCGCAGCATTTGCAGAAAAGCGCAAGCCGAACTGGAAGGGTAAATAA
- a CDS encoding acyl-CoA dehydrogenase family protein, with the protein MSVIDVPQPEFMNDEEISIFADAVGKFYEKHAPEKRVLKWREEGQVEREFWNEAGAAGLLGTSVPEEYGGHGGDFRHEMVVIDQQSKHNVEGFAASLHNTVILPYLVRHGTEEQKKKYLPKLVSGELVSAIAMTEPGVGSDLQSITTTALKDGNGYRINGAKTYISNGQTADFIVIVAKTDPKERAKGISLMLLETDGAEGFQRGKKLDKIGLDAADTSELFFDDVFVPAENVLGGEEGKGFYQLMGELPQERLIIAMGAMNGIEKALETTMEFVKDRKAFGQTIWDFQNTQFVMADLKARGTAARIFVNDCIAKHLKGELDVPTACMAKYWVTELQGEVVDKCLQFHGGAGYINDYPIARMYRDSRITRIFGGSNEVMKMVIARSM; encoded by the coding sequence ATGTCCGTCATCGACGTACCCCAGCCCGAATTCATGAACGACGAGGAAATTTCGATTTTCGCCGACGCCGTGGGCAAATTCTATGAAAAGCATGCTCCTGAAAAGCGCGTCCTGAAATGGCGCGAAGAGGGCCAGGTCGAACGCGAGTTCTGGAACGAGGCAGGTGCGGCTGGACTTCTCGGCACTTCGGTGCCCGAAGAATACGGCGGCCACGGCGGCGATTTCCGGCATGAAATGGTCGTCATCGACCAGCAATCGAAGCATAACGTCGAAGGCTTCGCCGCAAGCCTGCATAACACCGTGATCCTGCCATATCTCGTGCGTCACGGCACTGAAGAGCAGAAGAAGAAGTACCTTCCCAAGCTGGTTTCCGGCGAACTGGTCAGCGCCATCGCGATGACCGAGCCGGGCGTGGGATCAGACCTTCAGTCGATCACCACTACGGCACTGAAAGATGGCAATGGCTACCGTATCAACGGAGCCAAGACGTATATTTCCAACGGCCAGACGGCAGATTTCATCGTCATCGTGGCCAAGACCGACCCGAAGGAACGTGCCAAAGGCATCTCGCTGATGCTGCTCGAAACCGACGGTGCCGAAGGGTTCCAGCGGGGCAAGAAGCTCGACAAGATCGGGCTGGACGCTGCCGACACTTCCGAACTGTTTTTCGACGATGTCTTCGTGCCGGCTGAAAACGTGCTTGGCGGCGAGGAAGGGAAGGGCTTCTACCAGCTGATGGGCGAGCTGCCGCAGGAACGCCTGATCATTGCGATGGGCGCGATGAACGGTATCGAAAAAGCGCTCGAAACGACGATGGAATTCGTCAAGGACCGCAAGGCATTCGGGCAGACGATCTGGGATTTCCAGAATACACAGTTCGTCATGGCCGACCTGAAAGCGCGCGGCACGGCGGCGCGCATCTTCGTAAATGATTGTATCGCCAAGCACCTCAAGGGCGAGCTCGATGTCCCGACGGCTTGCATGGCGAAATACTGGGTCACCGAACTTCAGGGCGAAGTGGTCGATAAGTGCCTGCAATTCCACGGCGGCGCGGGCTACATCAATGATTATCCGATTGCGCGCATGTACCGCGACAGCCGCATCACGCGCATTTTTGGCGGCTCGAACGAAGTCATGAAAATGGTGATTGCCCGCTCGATGTAG